Proteins encoded by one window of Thermobaculum terrenum ATCC BAA-798:
- a CDS encoding sigma-70 family RNA polymerase sigma factor: protein MGQYTDTQLQTEDLFFEEALSYIDSLYRTALRLTNNPADAEDLVQETYLKAHRFRDSFKPGTNLRAWLFRILTNTFINDYRKKSRQPQTTEMGELGEMEDYYLFRRVKEAGESLGEDPEQTVLNMFVDEEVREALDSLPEQYRLPVLLADVEGFSYKEIADVLGIPVGTVMSRLHRGRKQLQQKLWEYARQRGYKVEPPEAQNE from the coding sequence ATGGGACAGTATACAGATACACAACTACAAACTGAAGATCTATTCTTTGAAGAGGCCTTATCATACATAGATTCCCTGTACCGCACTGCCCTCAGATTAACCAATAACCCAGCGGATGCAGAGGATCTAGTACAAGAGACTTATCTTAAGGCTCATCGTTTCCGCGATAGTTTCAAGCCAGGAACAAACCTGCGTGCTTGGTTGTTCAGAATATTGACAAACACATTTATAAACGATTACCGGAAGAAGTCTCGCCAGCCTCAAACCACCGAGATGGGTGAGCTAGGCGAGATGGAAGATTACTATCTGTTCAGAAGGGTCAAAGAGGCTGGTGAGTCTCTTGGAGAGGACCCAGAGCAAACTGTCTTGAATATGTTTGTTGATGAAGAGGTAAGAGAAGCTTTAGACTCTCTACCAGAACAGTACAGGTTACCTGTGCTTCTGGCAGATGTGGAGGGCTTCTCTTACAAAGAAATAGCAGACGTTCTAGGGATTCCAGTAGGTACAGTGATGTCCAGATTACATAGGGGTAGAAAACAGCTACAGCAGAAGCTCTGGGAGTATGCTCGCCAAAGAGGGTATAAAGTAGAGCCTCCGGAGGCACAAAATGAGTGA
- a CDS encoding VOC family protein, producing the protein MSKQQVSLGLICVLAEDWYELVDFYVDVIGLSPVDIDESKERALLKDARGLSILILSGGEGQELPKGPKHNSFYVSFVVNDLPAMVSELEYRGVVFWQIDEGILAVMDPDGNLLYLSDENRYGSIPDGWLIQEKFDLDAYRE; encoded by the coding sequence ATGAGCAAACAACAAGTAAGCTTGGGCTTGATATGCGTGCTTGCTGAAGACTGGTATGAGTTAGTTGACTTCTATGTGGATGTAATTGGTCTATCCCCTGTAGATATAGACGAATCGAAAGAGCGTGCTCTGCTAAAAGACGCAAGAGGGCTTAGCATCCTGATACTATCAGGTGGTGAAGGCCAAGAATTACCCAAAGGACCAAAACACAACTCATTCTACGTAAGTTTTGTAGTCAATGATCTCCCTGCTATGGTTAGCGAGCTTGAGTATAGAGGCGTTGTCTTTTGGCAAATAGATGAGGGTATTCTGGCAGTTATGGACCCCGACGGCAACTTATTGTACTTGTCTGATGAAAATAGGTATGGCTCTATACCAGACGGCTGGCTTATTCAAGAAAAATTTGACCTCGATGCTTATAGAGAATAA
- a CDS encoding MBL fold metallo-hydrolase: MTRLKILGSEPAWPSANRACSGYILDIEQQTILIDVGTGVFERLRATADPESITAIVISHLHFDHWADLIPYRYYLSLEAKPSNPPKLYLPPNGVEILRRVVEPIDPNPDFFTGTFETFEYDPQSGLHIGKAHFQFRKMLHPIDTYGMRISTNDRTFVYSADTGWEDSIYEFTEQADLLLCEAAYVDQPGNPNVHITAEQAGKIAQAGNVKKLVLTHLPERKAEVAIGLAKREFNGEVDYAYSSREFEV; encoded by the coding sequence ATGACTAGACTGAAGATTCTAGGAAGCGAGCCAGCATGGCCCTCTGCTAACCGAGCTTGCAGCGGGTATATCCTCGACATCGAGCAACAAACTATACTCATAGATGTTGGAACAGGCGTATTCGAGAGACTAAGGGCAACAGCAGATCCTGAGTCAATAACAGCTATAGTCATATCTCACTTACACTTCGACCATTGGGCTGATCTGATACCATATCGCTACTATCTGTCCTTAGAAGCAAAGCCTTCTAATCCTCCTAAGCTTTATCTTCCTCCAAACGGTGTTGAGATTCTAAGAAGAGTTGTCGAGCCTATAGATCCCAATCCAGATTTCTTTACAGGCACATTTGAGACTTTCGAATACGATCCACAGTCAGGATTACACATTGGAAAAGCACATTTCCAATTCAGGAAGATGTTACACCCCATAGACACATACGGTATGAGAATATCAACAAACGATAGGACCTTTGTATATTCTGCAGATACAGGATGGGAAGACTCGATCTACGAGTTTACAGAGCAAGCAGACCTGCTATTGTGTGAGGCCGCTTATGTCGACCAACCGGGGAATCCAAATGTACATATAACTGCCGAGCAGGCTGGTAAGATTGCTCAGGCTGGTAACGTCAAAAAGCTTGTACTGACACATCTACCTGAACGAAAAGCAGAGGTAGCTATAGGCTTAGCTAAAAGAGAATTCAATGGTGAGGTTGATTACGCCTACAGTTCTAGGGAATTTGAGGTTTGA
- the polA gene encoding DNA polymerase I — MKVVLIDAYSLIYRAYHALPSDLATSKGEKTNAIYGFCNMLVQVINRENPDSIAVAFDVGKAFRHDEFVEYKAQRAPMPDDLQAQIGRVRQVIAAFDIPVYEVPGYEADDVIGSLAKKLSSQGHQVVIVTGDKDFLQLVSDSVSVVLPARGRFSEVQVYTPDLVRLQYGFDPRYIVDFKALMGDASDNIPGVPGVGEKTARSLIQTFGSLQNILENVDSIKPERIRNAIKEHQSQLIQNLRLATIVTDIDVDIEPVISHAWAPDMQKVNEIFRELEFRSLMYRLPKYFEPQNTSSEKVASVERNEQPQIQEKYEIVSDQESLRRLVRELLAKEYIAFDTETSGKNVMESDLVGVSFSPKAGIAYYVPINGFSDDGTKDLLDELSPLLEGGPKKIAHNAKFDYMALYKHGIRVSPLYFDTSIAAFLLNETSVGLKDLAATRLGIQMTTIDSLIGKGKNQKTMLEVSVDECARYACADADMTFRLFTMLEKEIVERKLQDLFYTLEMPLVPVLADMEMTGVAIDADALKSLSTKLYEQIRDIESQIYEIAGYEFNLKSPQQLSKFLFQDLGLKGIRKTSKGYSTDAATLEALSGQHPVIDLILSYRQLTKLKDTYVDALPLMVSRSTGRLHTNFSQTSAVTGRLASSDPNLQNIPIRSSLGKEVRKAFVAGSPEKNNAIFDEPSVLLSADYSQIELRVLAHVTDEPKLKEAFSRDIDIHALTASRLFGVPIESVDDNMRRMGKTINFGIIYGMSGFRLARDTGLEQREANLFVKRYMDQFPRVKAYFEQLIKEAEKKGYVETPLGRRRYLPDITSSNPQRREAARRAAINMPIQGMAADIIKQAMIDVHSALEREGIKAKMILQVHDELLFEVAESQLDRAAEVIVREMSTAFDLSVPLVVEAEYGPNWGEMTPIRKVSAGQEANA; from the coding sequence GTGAAGGTAGTACTGATAGATGCTTATTCGTTGATCTATAGGGCTTATCACGCTCTGCCGTCTGATTTGGCAACTTCCAAGGGGGAGAAGACCAACGCCATCTATGGCTTCTGTAATATGTTGGTTCAGGTAATAAATCGTGAGAACCCTGACTCTATTGCCGTTGCTTTTGATGTCGGTAAGGCTTTCCGTCATGATGAGTTCGTTGAATATAAGGCACAGCGTGCACCCATGCCTGATGATCTACAAGCTCAGATAGGAAGGGTAAGGCAGGTCATAGCCGCTTTTGATATCCCTGTCTATGAGGTACCAGGATATGAGGCCGATGATGTTATAGGTAGCCTTGCCAAGAAGTTATCCTCACAGGGGCATCAGGTGGTCATAGTTACAGGAGATAAGGATTTTCTGCAGCTAGTAAGCGATTCAGTTAGCGTCGTACTGCCCGCAAGGGGCAGATTCTCAGAAGTACAGGTATATACTCCGGATTTGGTTCGCCTGCAATATGGTTTCGATCCTAGGTACATAGTCGATTTCAAAGCTCTCATGGGAGATGCTAGTGATAACATTCCTGGCGTTCCTGGGGTTGGAGAGAAAACAGCTAGAAGTCTGATTCAAACTTTCGGTAGTCTCCAGAATATACTGGAGAATGTTGATTCGATCAAACCTGAACGTATACGCAATGCGATAAAGGAACATCAGTCGCAGTTAATACAGAATCTGCGACTAGCTACCATAGTCACTGATATAGATGTTGATATTGAACCCGTGATATCCCATGCATGGGCTCCAGACATGCAGAAAGTAAACGAGATATTCCGTGAGCTGGAGTTCCGTAGCTTAATGTACCGCCTACCTAAATACTTTGAACCCCAAAATACCTCGAGCGAGAAAGTTGCCTCTGTAGAGAGGAATGAGCAACCTCAGATCCAGGAGAAATATGAAATCGTAAGCGATCAGGAAAGCTTGCGCCGCTTAGTGAGGGAGCTTCTTGCGAAAGAATATATAGCTTTTGACACGGAGACTAGCGGCAAAAATGTAATGGAATCGGACCTGGTAGGTGTCAGCTTTTCTCCTAAGGCAGGGATAGCTTACTATGTCCCTATCAATGGCTTCAGCGATGATGGCACAAAAGACTTGCTTGATGAACTTAGCCCTCTGTTAGAAGGGGGACCGAAAAAGATAGCCCACAATGCCAAGTTCGATTACATGGCTCTCTACAAACATGGAATAAGGGTGTCGCCTCTCTACTTTGATACCTCAATAGCAGCCTTTCTGCTCAACGAGACCTCTGTAGGTCTTAAAGATCTCGCTGCTACGAGACTTGGTATCCAAATGACTACCATAGATTCGCTCATAGGCAAGGGCAAAAATCAGAAGACTATGCTGGAGGTCTCTGTGGATGAATGTGCTCGGTACGCTTGTGCTGATGCAGATATGACCTTCCGCCTGTTTACGATGTTAGAGAAGGAAATAGTTGAGCGAAAGCTCCAAGACTTGTTCTATACTCTTGAGATGCCTTTAGTGCCGGTCTTAGCTGACATGGAGATGACTGGCGTTGCCATAGATGCTGATGCTCTTAAGTCGCTGTCAACCAAGCTTTACGAGCAGATACGTGATATTGAGTCTCAGATATATGAGATTGCTGGCTATGAATTTAACCTTAAATCTCCGCAACAGTTATCTAAATTCCTGTTCCAGGATTTAGGGCTCAAGGGTATACGTAAGACCTCCAAGGGTTACTCCACTGATGCCGCTACCTTGGAAGCACTTAGCGGACAGCATCCAGTTATTGACCTGATTCTTAGCTACAGGCAGCTTACGAAGCTCAAGGACACCTATGTAGATGCACTGCCTCTAATGGTAAGTAGATCGACCGGAAGGTTGCACACGAACTTTAGTCAGACCTCCGCAGTTACTGGCAGACTTGCCTCAAGTGATCCCAACTTGCAGAACATACCAATAAGGTCATCACTAGGTAAGGAAGTTAGGAAGGCATTTGTGGCTGGCAGTCCTGAAAAAAACAATGCTATCTTCGATGAGCCTTCTGTTTTACTTAGTGCTGACTACTCGCAAATAGAGCTAAGAGTTCTTGCCCACGTGACTGATGAACCTAAGCTGAAGGAGGCGTTTTCCAGAGATATCGATATCCATGCTCTGACAGCTTCCAGGTTATTTGGAGTCCCCATAGAGTCTGTAGATGACAATATGCGGCGAATGGGTAAAACTATCAACTTCGGGATAATATACGGTATGAGCGGCTTCAGATTGGCAAGAGATACCGGCTTGGAGCAGCGTGAGGCCAATCTGTTCGTGAAAAGGTACATGGATCAATTCCCCAGAGTTAAGGCCTACTTCGAGCAATTGATTAAAGAAGCTGAGAAGAAAGGGTATGTGGAGACTCCGCTAGGTAGGCGTAGATATCTTCCAGATATCACCTCTTCAAATCCGCAAAGACGAGAGGCTGCAAGAAGGGCGGCGATCAATATGCCCATTCAGGGTATGGCTGCAGATATCATCAAGCAGGCGATGATAGATGTCCACTCAGCTCTGGAAAGAGAAGGCATAAAGGCCAAAATGATATTGCAGGTCCACGATGAGCTCCTTTTTGAAGTTGCTGAGAGCCAGCTGGATAGGGCTGCCGAGGTTATTGTAAGAGAGATGTCAACTGCTTTCGATCTCTCCGTACCGTTGGTAGTTGAAGCAGAATATGGTCCCAATTGGGGGGAAATGACTCCAATAAGGAAGGTTTCTGCAGGCCAAGAGGCTAACGCATAA
- a CDS encoding MFS transporter — MSSQAIANSYSYKSVLANNNFRLLWIGQLVSAFGDRLHQIALLVLVGNLTANNMEKVSLVWVSIGLPSLLLGLVAGALVDQWDRRKVLLVSDILRVPMAASIPWLASINISSIYIMALLITAVTLFFRPAKQAIIPSIVPEESLLAANSLSSITDNIADIIGYPVAGLVIAGLSVASESSGIHLAFLIDAATYGFSAWMIAMMSIDDSISSSRKSSTSISWRKLLGDIVIGLKVAFQNPYIRTNTILVTLAALIGAGANTLSYGYAAVVTNTGGFGYSLLEGAIGFGSVLGGLLVGRWGYRVRKGPVILCGLIVMGISTGVLAITGNIWVAMFMLALSGVGNMMMLVPSVTLVQELCSKDVLGRIFSLRSMLLSLSIIIANWLAGIGAQKIGVQNMWGLLGIALMLIGMLGLLIKEAREAK, encoded by the coding sequence TTGAGCTCGCAGGCTATAGCTAATAGCTACTCTTACAAAAGCGTACTAGCGAACAACAATTTTAGGCTGCTCTGGATAGGGCAGCTGGTATCAGCCTTTGGAGACCGACTTCACCAGATCGCTTTGCTTGTGCTGGTTGGTAACCTGACCGCCAACAATATGGAAAAGGTCTCACTCGTCTGGGTATCTATAGGGCTTCCCTCTCTGCTTCTGGGACTAGTAGCAGGAGCACTGGTTGACCAATGGGATCGCAGAAAAGTGCTGCTTGTATCTGACATATTGAGAGTTCCGATGGCAGCTAGCATACCATGGTTAGCAAGTATCAACATAAGCTCCATATACATAATGGCACTGCTAATCACCGCAGTAACACTCTTCTTCAGGCCAGCAAAACAAGCCATAATTCCCTCTATTGTTCCAGAGGAAAGTCTACTGGCAGCAAATTCACTCTCCTCAATAACGGATAACATCGCCGATATCATTGGCTATCCAGTTGCTGGATTAGTAATAGCTGGATTATCAGTTGCTTCTGAAAGCAGTGGGATACATCTCGCATTTCTGATTGATGCCGCCACTTACGGATTCTCTGCATGGATGATAGCGATGATGTCTATCGATGACTCCATTTCTAGCAGTCGCAAAAGTAGTACTAGCATCTCGTGGCGCAAGCTATTGGGTGACATTGTTATTGGCCTAAAGGTAGCTTTCCAAAATCCATATATTAGAACCAACACCATACTTGTAACTTTAGCAGCGCTGATAGGTGCAGGGGCGAACACACTATCTTACGGCTACGCGGCTGTAGTTACTAATACAGGTGGCTTTGGGTACTCACTCCTTGAGGGTGCGATAGGCTTCGGAAGCGTCCTAGGAGGATTGCTAGTTGGCAGATGGGGCTATAGGGTCCGTAAAGGCCCAGTTATATTGTGTGGGCTAATAGTCATGGGAATCTCCACAGGTGTACTTGCAATAACAGGTAATATCTGGGTAGCCATGTTCATGCTAGCGCTAAGTGGCGTTGGCAACATGATGATGCTTGTACCAAGCGTAACGCTAGTACAGGAATTGTGTAGCAAAGACGTGCTTGGCAGAATATTCTCGCTGAGAAGCATGTTGCTTAGCCTATCAATCATTATTGCCAACTGGTTAGCTGGAATAGGAGCCCAGAAGATTGGTGTTCAGAATATGTGGGGATTATTAGGAATAGCCCTAATGCTAATTGGAATGCTCGGCTTACTTATAAAAGAAGCCAGAGAAGCTAAATAG
- a CDS encoding sigma-70 family RNA polymerase sigma factor — protein MNMHVTDEPFAEDYVQENDSYISAEESSGSEDSVSVYLRDIGAIPLLTPMEEIALAKAIEKGRQATRKLHQDLSPEEREAALRDKERGEMARRRMIECNLRLVVSIARRYAGRGLPLSDLIEEGNLGLMRAADKFDYRRGYRFSTYATWWIRQAVTRALASQSRVVRLPVHVTELMHNITKVSHRLSQELGREPTSEEIAAELNITPERVREVVKASQYPMSLEQPYGEDGDGTVEEIIEDPNIESPADQVSRDILREQILALLDDLTDRERQVLDLRYGLTGNHSYTLEEVGKVLGVTRERIRQIEKEALSKLRPHAESLRSFMG, from the coding sequence ATGAACATGCACGTCACCGACGAACCCTTTGCTGAAGACTATGTGCAGGAGAATGACAGCTATATCTCTGCTGAAGAGAGTTCTGGATCCGAAGATTCAGTTTCTGTATATCTGAGGGATATAGGCGCTATTCCCTTGCTCACTCCTATGGAGGAGATAGCGCTAGCAAAAGCCATAGAAAAAGGCCGTCAAGCAACTAGAAAGCTACACCAGGATCTTAGCCCTGAGGAGAGAGAAGCCGCACTGAGAGATAAAGAACGAGGCGAGATGGCTCGTCGGAGAATGATCGAGTGCAACCTCAGGCTTGTAGTCTCTATAGCTCGAAGATACGCTGGAAGAGGCCTACCACTCTCCGACCTCATAGAAGAAGGCAACCTGGGACTGATGCGAGCTGCGGACAAGTTTGACTATCGTAGAGGGTATAGGTTTAGTACCTACGCAACGTGGTGGATCCGTCAAGCCGTGACTAGAGCTCTCGCGAGCCAGTCAAGAGTAGTAAGATTACCAGTCCACGTAACGGAGCTGATGCACAACATCACCAAGGTATCCCACAGACTTTCTCAAGAACTAGGTAGAGAACCTACCAGTGAAGAGATAGCAGCGGAGCTCAATATCACCCCTGAGAGGGTTAGAGAGGTAGTCAAGGCATCGCAATATCCAATGTCGCTCGAACAACCATATGGAGAGGATGGCGACGGCACAGTCGAAGAGATCATAGAGGATCCTAATATAGAGTCTCCTGCTGACCAGGTCTCAAGGGATATTCTAAGGGAGCAGATATTAGCATTATTAGACGATCTCACGGATAGGGAGAGGCAAGTACTGGATCTTCGCTATGGACTAACAGGTAACCATAGCTACACACTAGAAGAGGTGGGAAAGGTCCTTGGAGTTACTAGGGAGAGGATAAGACAGATAGAGAAAGAAGCTCTCTCTAAACTTAGACCTCATGCTGAATCTCTAAGATCTTTTATGGGATAA
- a CDS encoding SDR family oxidoreductase — translation MDLGLSGKVAIVAAASSGLGKAVAARLVEEGAKVAICSRDHARVDKASNEISRGEDSVLPVVADVTNPDDIKKLVDTTVGKWGRVDILVTNAGGPPAGDFEDFNDDDWYRAFDLNMMSSVRLIRQVLPIMKSQRYGRIANIVSTSVKSPIRGLILSNSIRASVVGMAKTLSLDVGRYNITINNICPGRILTDRVRSLDEIRASREGRSVDDVRAEQESFIPLGRYGTPDEFADVVAFFVSDRASYVTGTTLQVDGGALQCIY, via the coding sequence ATGGACCTGGGACTTTCAGGGAAAGTAGCTATAGTTGCTGCCGCTAGTAGCGGTTTGGGAAAGGCTGTTGCTGCCAGGTTAGTCGAGGAGGGGGCAAAAGTAGCTATATGTTCAAGAGACCATGCGAGGGTTGATAAGGCCTCAAATGAAATCTCAAGGGGTGAAGATAGTGTCTTACCTGTGGTGGCTGATGTGACGAACCCAGATGACATAAAGAAGTTAGTAGATACCACTGTAGGAAAGTGGGGACGTGTTGATATATTAGTTACCAATGCCGGCGGGCCACCTGCAGGCGATTTCGAAGACTTCAATGATGATGATTGGTACAGGGCTTTTGATCTCAATATGATGAGCTCAGTTCGGCTTATCCGTCAGGTATTACCGATTATGAAGAGTCAACGATATGGACGCATTGCTAATATCGTCAGCACATCGGTTAAGTCCCCAATCAGAGGGCTCATACTGTCCAACTCTATACGAGCTTCTGTGGTAGGTATGGCCAAGACGCTGTCCCTGGATGTTGGGCGTTACAATATCACTATAAATAACATATGTCCCGGAAGAATTCTTACAGATAGAGTTAGATCTTTGGACGAGATACGCGCCAGCAGGGAGGGGCGCTCTGTCGATGATGTGCGAGCTGAACAAGAGAGCTTCATTCCCCTTGGACGGTACGGTACTCCAGATGAATTTGCAGATGTTGTAGCCTTCTTTGTCAGTGATAGAGCTTCTTATGTCACAGGGACAACATTACAGGTAGATGGTGGAGCGTTGCAGTGTATTTATTAG
- a CDS encoding endonuclease III domain-containing protein gives MQQSQCYTLPPKEKVKIIDDILTRTYGNPEWVSRLDPVSELILTILSQHTSDKNSGAAFDRLYDHFNGDWKRVMEAPTEEVAQLIKSAGLSNIKAPRIQSVLKEIWSRLGSFDLQFLKDMPINAAKEWLTSINGVGPKTAACVLMFSLGLPVMPVDTHVHRVSLRLGLIPPKTNADRAHDILAQIVSPERAYPFHINLIRHGRRVCKAPVPKCTICPLTCLCVYFHQNSLSIREGK, from the coding sequence ATGCAGCAATCACAATGCTACACTCTCCCTCCTAAGGAAAAAGTCAAAATAATTGATGATATCCTAACTCGTACCTATGGCAACCCAGAGTGGGTATCACGTTTAGACCCCGTTAGCGAGCTTATACTAACTATTCTTTCCCAGCACACATCAGATAAAAACTCCGGAGCAGCATTTGATAGGCTCTACGATCACTTTAACGGTGACTGGAAAAGGGTCATGGAGGCACCTACTGAAGAGGTAGCCCAACTGATAAAGTCTGCGGGCTTAAGCAACATTAAGGCACCTCGCATACAATCAGTTCTAAAAGAGATTTGGTCCCGGCTAGGGTCTTTTGATTTACAGTTCCTGAAAGATATGCCTATTAATGCCGCCAAGGAGTGGCTCACAAGCATCAATGGTGTAGGACCCAAAACAGCCGCATGCGTGCTTATGTTCTCTCTAGGGTTACCAGTTATGCCTGTGGACACCCACGTTCATAGAGTATCGCTCAGGCTAGGTCTCATACCTCCAAAGACTAACGCAGATAGAGCTCATGATATCCTCGCCCAAATAGTTTCCCCCGAGCGCGCCTATCCTTTCCATATCAACTTAATCAGGCACGGGAGAAGAGTATGCAAAGCTCCTGTACCAAAGTGCACTATATGCCCATTAACCTGTTTATGCGTATACTTTCACCAAAACAGCCTTAGCATCAGAGAGGGGAAATAA
- a CDS encoding metal-dependent hydrolase has product MQIGHDTTITYLGHSTFIVDTPGGKRILLEPWVMNNPKCPDNLKQLGNVDLVLISHGHSDHMGDAIQILQQTGATCIGIFEICTWLGSKGIQNTSPMNKGGTQRIGDIKVTMVHAVHSSSVVDDGELIPGGEAAGYVIELENGFKIYHAGDTAVFSDMQLVGELYKPDLCMLPIGDHFTMGPREAAMATKLLGTTQVIPMHYGTFPVLTGTPEEFRNMVGDIGGVQVLDIRPGESLK; this is encoded by the coding sequence ATGCAGATAGGTCATGATACCACTATTACTTACCTGGGACATTCCACTTTTATAGTGGATACGCCAGGAGGCAAGCGCATATTGCTGGAGCCCTGGGTGATGAATAATCCTAAGTGTCCTGATAATCTGAAGCAGTTAGGTAATGTGGATCTAGTTCTCATCTCCCACGGTCATTCAGACCATATGGGAGATGCTATACAGATCCTTCAACAAACAGGTGCTACTTGCATCGGAATATTTGAGATATGTACTTGGCTAGGGAGCAAAGGTATCCAGAACACTTCACCTATGAACAAAGGAGGGACACAGCGAATTGGTGATATCAAAGTCACGATGGTGCACGCTGTACACTCCTCCAGTGTTGTCGACGATGGAGAGCTTATTCCCGGGGGGGAAGCTGCAGGTTACGTCATAGAGTTGGAGAATGGATTCAAGATATACCATGCTGGTGATACTGCAGTCTTCTCAGATATGCAGCTTGTAGGAGAGTTGTATAAGCCTGATCTATGCATGCTTCCTATAGGAGACCACTTTACTATGGGGCCACGTGAAGCAGCTATGGCCACTAAGTTATTGGGGACAACCCAGGTGATACCGATGCATTATGGCACATTCCCTGTGCTCACTGGTACCCCTGAAGAATTCCGAAATATGGTAGGAGATATAGGGGGTGTACAGGTGTTGGATATTCGTCCTGGTGAGAGCCTCAAGTAA
- a CDS encoding HD-GYP domain-containing protein, translating into MNEKIPRAALLFIIAVAVLGILSITDSAKNFTYLSTRDRIGLLAFVLFVLLSDIYRVQLFMNNMNLSMSTVATFGAILLFPKQCALVAIAAFLSDVIIHKPIIKSVFNGSQWAVTTFVSGQVWYMLRNQTGDTYVLTPQEFSNTNSILIALCCAMVYLLINTTLVATIVSITENVNIMRVISTGLSGIIVQFLIQPALGLLIAILYTLNPISIVLVISPLAAVYYSLRNFDNLRKQTLKTIERLSDILDRRDPQTDQHSIRVAHYVRLICEELGLSSELTESIVSAARVHDLGKIGIPDAVLLKPGKLTDEEWELIRKHPEYGEDILSPLSAYEECLSAIRHHHERWDGMGYPDGLAGEDIPLGARIIAVADTYDAMVSSRPYRKGADKPDALLEIRRQAGKQFDPKVVEAFLKVMENRAEVAMPISINVMFDKQANT; encoded by the coding sequence TTGAATGAGAAAATACCTAGGGCAGCACTGCTATTTATAATAGCAGTTGCTGTCCTAGGCATACTCTCTATAACAGATTCAGCTAAGAATTTTACTTATCTGTCTACTAGAGATCGAATAGGGCTACTTGCATTTGTGCTCTTTGTGCTGCTGTCTGACATATATCGTGTTCAGCTTTTCATGAACAACATGAATCTATCTATGTCTACTGTAGCAACTTTCGGAGCTATATTATTGTTTCCTAAGCAATGCGCCTTAGTAGCAATCGCCGCCTTTCTGTCCGATGTCATAATACACAAACCAATAATAAAGAGCGTTTTTAACGGTAGTCAGTGGGCCGTTACTACATTTGTTTCAGGTCAAGTCTGGTACATGCTCAGGAATCAAACAGGAGACACTTATGTTCTAACTCCACAGGAATTCTCAAATACTAACAGTATCTTAATAGCTTTATGTTGTGCTATGGTCTACCTCTTAATCAATACAACCCTGGTAGCCACCATTGTCTCAATAACTGAAAATGTAAATATAATGCGTGTCATCAGTACAGGACTATCTGGAATAATCGTTCAGTTTCTTATACAACCTGCTCTAGGACTATTAATAGCAATTCTTTATACATTGAATCCAATTTCAATTGTACTTGTAATATCACCATTGGCAGCTGTGTATTACTCCCTAAGAAACTTTGACAATCTACGCAAGCAGACATTAAAGACAATTGAGAGGCTTTCTGACATACTAGACAGGAGGGACCCTCAAACCGACCAGCACTCTATCAGGGTTGCACATTACGTTAGGCTAATATGTGAGGAACTCGGACTCTCCAGCGAACTAACTGAGAGCATCGTATCGGCTGCAAGAGTGCATGATCTTGGCAAGATAGGCATCCCAGACGCCGTGCTTCTTAAACCAGGTAAGCTGACGGATGAAGAGTGGGAGCTGATAAGAAAACATCCAGAGTACGGAGAGGACATCTTATCCCCACTTAGCGCCTATGAAGAGTGTCTTTCAGCCATTAGGCATCACCATGAGAGGTGGGACGGCATGGGATATCCCGATGGACTTGCGGGCGAGGATATCCCACTCGGGGCAAGGATAATAGCAGTTGCAGACACCTACGATGCTATGGTAAGCAGCAGACCTTATAGGAAAGGTGCTGACAAGCCAGACGCGCTACTCGAGATCAGAAGACAAGCAGGAAAACAGTTCGATCCGAAAGTCGTAGAAGCTTTTTTGAAGGTCATGGAAAATAGGGCAGAAGTAGCAATGCCTATATCTATAAATGTAATGTTCGATAAACAGGCAAACACATAG